The Rickettsia endosymbiont of Cantharis rufa genome segment ATTTGCCGCCCGAATGAAGAGTAGTTAAAATTACTTCTAAAGCTGATTTATCAGGAAATTTAGGATGATTATCAATAGGGATACCGCGACCGTTATCAAATATAGTAATACTATGATCATGGTGCATTTTTATCGTGATGATACTTGCAAAGCCGGCAACTGCTTCATCCATAGCATTGTCAAGCACTTCAGACACTAAGTGATGCATAGCATTTGAATCGGTGCCGCCAATATACATCCCTGGTCTCTTACGGACAGGCTCAAGCCCCTCTAATACTTCAATATCTTTTGCACTATAGTTATTATCGATCAGCTTATTTTTTTTTTCTTTGTTAAAGCTAAATAAATCGCTCATATATTAGAGATTCAATTAATTATTTTCTTTCCTAAATTAAACTATTTAACTCAAGAAAGCAATTAAGCTTTAAAGAAATTGTTTGTATTGTTGTATGGAGCGAATTACCTATGTCACCCCGTGGCTTGACCTATAGTACCGGACGATTTTTATTCTGTGTCATTCCCGCGGAAGCGGGATCCATTATTTTAAAGCCATTTTAAAGCTTAATTTGAAAAGTAAAAAATCTTTGAAATTAAGCTTTGTTAAAAGCTCGATTTATTTCGCTTTACCCCGGATTCCGCTTTCGCGGGAATGACATAATTAATTATATCCCTTAGCTTTGCTTAACATGCATGCTATATTACTACTACCTCTTGCTAAGGCAATATCTAATGGATATTGGCATTCATCATTTAGAGTAGAAATTTTAATGCCTCGTATTACTAAATATTTTGCTAAATAGTAATTATCATTGTAAGTAGCAGCAGTTAGTAATGTTTCACCTAGTCCACTCTTTTCTTGCAATATCGGATAAACGTCAAGTAACGCACGCAACCCAAAAAGATTATTTTTATCAACTGCTCTAAAAGCATTATCTACTGCCTTACAATAAGATAGATTGGCATAAATATCTTTCTTTTTATTTATATCATTATCATATTTAATAAAGCTATCTACAACTTTTCTTCTTTCGGCACTTGCTATCCACTCTTCTTTCTTTTGGAATAGCCCTATATATGCATACATATCCATTTGCTCTAAAGTCGCCTGCTCTGTCAGTTTACCAAGAACTATATCATCATCAGGTAAAAGTAACATTTGCGTTTCATCTTTAACAAATTTTGTTGCTGATTCCGATGTTTCATTATTTACGTTATTATCTTGCTCTTGAATTGTAACGTTTGGAGAGCTTACCGGCGGTGCTTTCTCTTGATTATTTGTAGTTTGGCTATTCTTAACTTGCTTCTCTAAAGACTGAGATTGATTCGGTTTTACTACAACAACAGGTATAAGCGGAGTATTCCAATCTTGTTTTTTTGGAACATCTGAAACAGCAACAAATGCCTCTTTCGAGTTATTTATTTCTGCCGAAGAATCGGTTGTAGGAACTACTTTAGGCGGAGTACTAACAGGTGCATTCGGGCTAATCGGCGTTATCAGCTGTGTAGAAGGTTGATTAGTCGGCATTACCGGAGGTGGAGGTACATTACTAGGTACTACTGAAGTTTCTGCAATAGGTACTGTTACCGGCATGGTACTTGGATTAGTGTCTTGGGTTATAGGTAGGCTAGCAGGTGGAGAAACAGCAGGCATATTAGGTATAGACGGTGTTGCCGGCGATTCTACCGGTGTTACACTTTCTTCCTCTTTATTAGCATCAAGAGGTGGATTAAGCGGGATAGGCTTATGCACGGGCGGTAAATTTGCAGGTTTATATATTTGTACCGGTCGCTGCGGAGGTACTACATAACTTCCTGCTTGAGCCGGAGGCATAGATACCAGCGGCCTTGGTACGTTAGGAGTTATAATATTGGAAGATAGATTTGTATCATCATGTGCATTAGAAGCAATTTTATCATCACGCATTTCATTACTTGTAGCACTAGGTAACTTTGTATTACCAATATCTATAAAGGATTCAGATGTTTCTGATTCATTAGGTTCTTGTTGCGTAACTTGCCTATCTGGCGTGTTGTCATTAGAAACTAAATTTGTACTATTTTCATGATCCGTATTTGTATGAGCATCATTACTTGCAGCACTAGGTAACTTTGCATTACCAATATCTATAAAAGGTTCAGATGCCTCGGTTTCATTAGATTCATGAATGTCATGAGAAACTAAATTTGTACTATTTTCATGATCCGTATTTGTATGAGCATCATTACTTGCAGCACTAGGCAATGCTGCATTACCGACATCTATAAACGGCTCAGCATGTTCATTTTCATTAGGCTCTTGTGAAGCTAGCTTTGGTTCTTCTTGATTAGCTACTTTAGTTTGTTCATTCGCCTGTTTAGGAGGTATATCTTTCTTTTTTGGTTTACTAAAAAATTGTTTAAATTTATCAAAAATAGAGACATCAGAATTAGAACTAACTTTCTTATCGTCGGTATTTACTTCGGTAGCCGGTAATGAGGGGGGTAATGGGGGAGGTGAAGCATAGCTTTGCACTGCAACCAATAGCAGATTGATAAAAAATAATATCTTATATAATTTATTTAACATATAATTCCTTATTAAATAATTACAAACAGATGCCATTCCCGCATGGCGTTGTTGCGTGTACACTTGATGTTATCCCCGCGTAGACGGGGATCCAGAAAAATAACTTCAATATTGATATAAAAGTTACATATTTGATAAAATAAACATACAAAGAACTAAGTTTTTTATATGTTTTACTGAATTTCCGCCTACGCGGGAATGACATCTACCTACCTCCTACTATTCTGCACCAATTTCTTTATTTCAATCTCTACTAACTCTTTAACAAGTAAAGGTAGATTTTTATCGAGCCAAACTTTAAGTTCTGGTTTTAACATCTGGGTGACTAATTCTTCAAGTGCATTTTTAGATGAAATATTGCTATCCAGCTTTTTATCTTTAATGGTATCGGTAAAATTTTTAAAAATATCACCTACCTCTTCAGCAGATTTAGTTGATATTAGCTTTTCTTCTTTCTCTTGATTTACTATTTCCGTTAGCTCTAATATATCTTCATCTTCACTATCATTTTCATAAATAGGATTTTTACGCTCGTTAATTACTCCTTTGATCGATTTTAATATGTCTTCTATAGACATATCTTGATTTTTCTTACTTTCTGTACTCACGTTAGAAACCTATAAACATTTTCTTTTTAATAGTCTTAAACTCTTCTTCAGGACTAAAATATTTTACTTTAAGTTTTAAACTTTGAGCCGTTAGCTCACCGGTTAACAATTTCATTTGATATGCCGTAAGTACTGAGGCTTTATACGCATCCACACGAGTTATTTTCGCTTCATATAATTTTTCTTCAGCAGTTAAAACATCTAATATTGTTTTAGACCCGACAATTTCTTCTTGCACCGTACCGTCATATGATATTTGAGCAGCATCCACTCCTTGATTAGCTGCAACAATACGAGATTTTGCCGCTTCAAACCCCTCCCATACACTTACAACGCCTGCTTGTGTTTGTTTTATCGTACTATCAAGCTGAACTGCACTATTTCTCGTTTGGTTTTTAGCCGATCTGATTTTTGAATATTGAGCTCCTCCATCTGGATAAATAGGTATATTTACCGAAAGAATAGTAGTATAGCTTTTATTGTTTATATTTTGAACAGCTGCATCTTGTGGATTATAGTTAGTTCTACCTGATTGCAACTTTACGCTTACTTGTGGCAATAATTTTCCTTTCTGCACCATTTCCAAAGCTTTCGCCGAAGTTACGTTATGTCTTGCCGAATCAATATCAGGATTTAACTTAGCGGCTTTTTTTGTTAACTCATTCAATGAAGCAGGCAATTTATCAGGTAAATTAGGCATAGTTATATCAGTAGCCTCTATTCCGAATACTTTAATAAAATTTGCTTTTTTTCCTTGAAAATCGGCATAGGCAGCTAGTTTATTTGTTTCTGCTGCTGCAAGCCCTGCTCTTGCAGTTGCTATATCTATTACCGTTGCTTCCCCTAGTTTTAATTTCTCTTCAACAGTGTTAACTTGTTGTATGTTAGTACGAACCCTACTTTCAGAAATATCATATTTCTCTTTGCTCTCAAAACAATCAAGATAAGCAGTTATTAAATTTAATAATATTTTTTGTTCACCGGCATAATATTCGCCTCGTGACGCTCTAAACCCTGATTGAGCAGCTTTAAGAGCCGCAACACTAGAACCACCGCTAAATAATGATTGCTCAATTGTTAATGCACCTTGATTGCTATCCGTCTCTCTTGGAGTAAGACCAAGCCTATCAGCATATTTTTTATTATATTTAGTCTTGCTATTTTGTCTATTAATCTGCAATCCGGCATTAGGCATGAACCCTGAGAAAGCTTGAGGGAACTGCTCAATCGCGTTTAAAAACTTAATTCTAGCAATTTTCAGCTCCTCATTATTCTTATACCCTTCAGTTAAAGCTTCCTGCAAATCAACAGCAGCAACCGAGCCGGTTAGTAATAATGTAATAATAAATGTAGTGAATTTACGCATAAATTTTTTGAATAATTGATAATATGTTAGTTAGATTAGTTTAATCTCTCAAGAATATAGCTATTTCTTAGTAAAACAATATAAATCTATTGTAGTAATATTAGCACGTAATATAACAAAAATTAATCTTAAGGGCAATGATAACTATTTTACATTTTATTTTATGGTTATAAAGCTTTAAGTTTAATTAGCATTTAGTAACAAAATAATAATTTTTATGTCTATAATTGATTTTTCTCGTTTCAGTGGATTAAATAGAGAGCAGCAAGAAGAGCTACGAAGACTTTTAATAAAATTAAATAGTTTTACGAAATCTTTAAAAATAAACGTGAAGGATTTAGAAGATCATTTATTTAATATTTTGAAAAACTCCTTAAACGAATTATCTCACACTAAAAATATAGATGTAGAGGAAATAGAAAGACTTTTTAATAGCACAATCCAAGAATCTCTAACTACTTTATCTGAAGCACTCGAGAAAGCATATCAAGAACAGTTAAAAACAAAAGATATCTTTTTATTTGACGGGATTATTGTAGAAAAATGTTTAAACGTTTTAGAACAAGTTTTAAAATTTCAGCAAGAATTAGATAAACTCTATCCAGGAGCTTCTAAAAAAATTATAGGATCGTTAGAAAATATATTAGTCGCGGTTATTTCAACTCAAATGCCGATTCTTGGGATATTTATACAAACAAGCGGTATATTTGAGAAAGTAAATAACCTTATTGATCATGAAAAATTATTACCAAAAGTAACAAAATTGCATAATGACATAAAAGAAATGAGGGAAGAGGCTAAATCTAATGAGAAGCTTGAAAGCATCTATGAAAAAGCCAAAAAAGTTGCCGCAATTTCAGAAATATCAAAAGAACCACCTCGAAAAATTATTGAAATAACAAAAAAAAACCTTAGTAATAAAGCTTCCTTAGAGAATGTTGTAGAGGCTGTTAAATATATACCAAAAAGTAAAAATGCAGTAGAAGAAAAAATAGCAGAACTAAGAAACAATATTGAAGGTGCAATTCCGAAAGATATAAATATTGACAAATTGAACTCCGTGAAGAATACTATTTCCGGTAATCTAAATGAAACTAAAACAGAATTGTTAGAAGTACTAAATCCGGAAACTTCTTTTGCTGAAAAGATAACTTCTTTATATAAAGCAGCAGAAAAAACTGCGGAAATTGCAAGTGATGTAAAAAAAATAGTAGGAGCAATACCGGGAAGTAAAGAACTTGAAAATGTTATAAGTTTAGCAATAAAAACTAACTTATTACCGACTCCGGTCTTAGCGGTTGCAAAGTTAACTCCTGATATAGCTAACTTAGTTAATATAGGTAAAGCAGTGGTTACGATCCTTTCTAAAACACAAAACTTAACTCAACAACAAGGAAGAGCAAAATAGTGTCTAATTCTAATACTTTAATTGCCTTAGGCTGCTTAGCATTACTAGTAATATTTTTAATATACCAGAAAATAGCGGCACGTAAAAAAAATATATTACCTACTGAAGGAGGTAATTTTGACGACTCGCCAAATATTGCTCTTAATAATAACAAACCGAAAAATAAGAAACTAACATTACAAGAAAGGATAGAATTATCTTGGAAATTCCTTTATGACATCACAGAAATTATTTTAAATAAATTCTCTAAAGAAGATGTTATTCAAGTGAACAAATGCGGTCAGGTTTTACTTGATAACGGTGTTAGATATGAACATGTAGTCGACCTTGCAATCCCTCAAGTTAAGTCTCATACTCAAGCAGCTGAACAAGAACAATCTAAGGGCAAAAAAGCTCTAGGGGTGTAATACCTTTTTTTTGAAGAGTAGTATTTTATACTTCTCCGTAGGTTTAAAATCAATTATGTTTTTTATCTTTTACTTATATAAAATATAATTTTTTAGCAGCTTATTCCTAAATAGTGAGCTTTTTTAGGAATACACTCCGATTAAGTTAGATTATAAAAGGCAGCATTCTTAGCTAAATAAGTAAATTTTATTAAATTATGTCTAATATATATCTTATTACTATATCGTTTAACAAAAGTAAGTAATTCTTATTAAGGGATTATGGGAAGGCTTGGCATTTACTTTGTAGTTTTATCGGTGCTTTATACCAAAACGGTAATATATTAAATAATGGAGAATTTTTTAGTCCAACAAAAAATAAATTGATCTTTTGTGCAGTAATTCCTAATAACGATGCTTTGCATGATTCACATTTAAGCTATCCTGCATTGAAAGATAAAGATGAATTAGAGCAATTGGATGTGGTAATTAGTTATAAAATAACAGCAGACTATGTTAGTGAAACACCTATTGATATCAAAAAAAATATTGAAAATGTAAAATTTCTTTATTTATATCCTATTTCATGGTCAAAAGCTTATGAGGAGCAACTTGTATTACGTACAGATGAGAGGAAATATCTACCTTTATATATAATAAATGATAAGGACCGATATCTTGGAGGAACAATTACTTCTTGGAAAAATGATTATGCGGCGACTCGCAGATTATGGCTTTCAAGCTATAAAAAATTAGAACCGTTAATGGAAGGACAATTAGCAGAATTAGATAGTGATATTTCTATAGAAGGAAGAAAAATTAGTAGGCGAGTACAAAAATGTTTAAAAAAAGAAAGTTTTTTATCTTATAGCAGAACCGGCATCAGGAAACTCATATGCACGTTCTAATTATTCAAATTGCCCATCTTGTGAAAAAGATTGGCAATTAAAAATAACGTTTCATGGAATATTTGATTATAAATGTAATAAATGCCTTTTGTTAGGTTATGAACTTCATAGTTAATTTTGTTTTCTAGAGGTATCTTACATATTCCTAATTACGCCTGTTTAAACAAATCCGTTAACTTGATGTTCCCAAAGCTCTTTAAACTTACCATTTTGCTTGCGGACTAGTTCCTTAAAATTACCACCTTCCACGAGCTCACCTTTATCCATAACAATAGTCCTATCCATATGTTTAATGGTAGATAATCTATAAGCTATAGCAATTATAGTTACATTATCAATATCAAGCATAGTATTAATAGATTTTTGTATTTCTTGCTCGGTATGACTATCAAGGCTTGAAGTTGCTTCATCTAGAATCAAGATTGGGGCGTTTTTAAGAATAGCACGAGCAATTGCTATACGTTGCCTCTGTTCACCGCTTAGCTTTACTCCTCTCTCGCCGACAATTGCGTTATATTTATCCGGTAAACTTTCGATAAATTCATGGATATTTGCAGCTTTGGCGGCATTTTCTATTTCATCTAGCGAAGCATTTTTTAGCATAACCGATATTCTCACCGATGGAGCGATGGAAAAGCATAATATCTTGAGGGATTAACGATACCTACTCCCGCAAGCTGTCAGTGGAAATATCGTAAATAGTTTGGTTATCGATTATAATATCTCCGATTCCGGTTTTAAAATTTTTCAGCAATAATGCAATTAGAGTAGATTTACCGCTACATAAATGCCCTACAATATCAACCTTTTCACCGACTTTAATATGTAAGCTAGGGGATTGAAATATACTACTACCTTCGTTATAAGCAAAAGATATATCCTTAAATATAATCTCACCTTTAGAAATTTTTAATTTGACTGCATTTTCTTTATCTATGTTATCTTGCGGGATTTGCATTATCGTAAAGCTCGATCGAAAAGCGGCTACATCTTCTAAAAAGTCCTTAACTGCCATAATAGCATGCCAAGAATTTTCAGCAAATAGAAACGTTAGTGACATAATAAAAGCAATGTCACCAATGCTAATCTCCCCTAGATTACGCAAATGAATCACATATATAAGTACCACTATCACATATACCCAATATACTAAAGATAATATTTATAATATTTAATCGTTAAAGGGTTGTGTACGTTACGATTATAATCTTGTACTTTATTTAATTCTCGTTTTTTTTGTTGCAAATGAGAAAATTATAAAGATGTTTGTAATGCAATCAGCTACTATACCAAATAAATTATACCACGAATCCTGCTTATCCTGCTCCATTTTGGCAAGCTTGGTAAAAAACCTTA includes the following:
- a CDS encoding ankyrin repeat domain-containing protein gives rise to the protein MLNKLYKILFFINLLLVAVQSYASPPPLPPSLPATEVNTDDKKVSSNSDVSIFDKFKQFFSKPKKKDIPPKQANEQTKVANQEEPKLASQEPNENEHAEPFIDVGNAALPSAASNDAHTNTDHENSTNLVSHDIHESNETEASEPFIDIGNAKLPSAASNDAHTNTDHENSTNLVSNDNTPDRQVTQQEPNESETSESFIDIGNTKLPSATSNEMRDDKIASNAHDDTNLSSNIITPNVPRPLVSMPPAQAGSYVVPPQRPVQIYKPANLPPVHKPIPLNPPLDANKEEESVTPVESPATPSIPNMPAVSPPASLPITQDTNPSTMPVTVPIAETSVVPSNVPPPPVMPTNQPSTQLITPISPNAPVSTPPKVVPTTDSSAEINNSKEAFVAVSDVPKKQDWNTPLIPVVVVKPNQSQSLEKQVKNSQTTNNQEKAPPVSSPNVTIQEQDNNVNNETSESATKFVKDETQMLLLPDDDIVLGKLTEQATLEQMDMYAYIGLFQKKEEWIASAERRKVVDSFIKYDNDINKKKDIYANLSYCKAVDNAFRAVDKNNLFGLRALLDVYPILQEKSGLGETLLTAATYNDNYYLAKYLVIRGIKISTLNDECQYPLDIALARGSSNIACMLSKAKGYN
- a CDS encoding PopZ family protein, which produces MSTESKKNQDMSIEDILKSIKGVINERKNPIYENDSEDEDILELTEIVNQEKEEKLISTKSAEEVGDIFKNFTDTIKDKKLDSNISSKNALEELVTQMLKPELKVWLDKNLPLLVKELVEIEIKKLVQNSRR
- a CDS encoding TolC family protein, coding for MRKFTTFIITLLLTGSVAAVDLQEALTEGYKNNEELKIARIKFLNAIEQFPQAFSGFMPNAGLQINRQNSKTKYNKKYADRLGLTPRETDSNQGALTIEQSLFSGGSSVAALKAAQSGFRASRGEYYAGEQKILLNLITAYLDCFESKEKYDISESRVRTNIQQVNTVEEKLKLGEATVIDIATARAGLAAAETNKLAAYADFQGKKANFIKVFGIEATDITMPNLPDKLPASLNELTKKAAKLNPDIDSARHNVTSAKALEMVQKGKLLPQVSVKLQSGRTNYNPQDAAVQNINNKSYTTILSVNIPIYPDGGAQYSKIRSAKNQTRNSAVQLDSTIKQTQAGVVSVWEGFEAAKSRIVAANQGVDAAQISYDGTVQEEIVGSKTILDVLTAEEKLYEAKITRVDAYKASVLTAYQMKLLTGELTAQSLKLKVKYFSPEEEFKTIKKKMFIGF
- a CDS encoding DUF2660 domain-containing protein, producing the protein MSNSNTLIALGCLALLVIFLIYQKIAARKKNILPTEGGNFDDSPNIALNNNKPKNKKLTLQERIELSWKFLYDITEIILNKFSKEDVIQVNKCGQVLLDNGVRYEHVVDLAIPQVKSHTQAAEQEQSKGKKALGV
- a CDS encoding DUF2310 family Zn-ribbon-containing protein, translating into MLNNGEFFSPTKNKLIFCAVIPNNDALHDSHLSYPALKDKDELEQLDVVISYKITADYVSETPIDIKKNIENVKFLYLYPISWSKAYEEQLVLRTDERKYLPLYIINDKDRYLGGTITSWKNDYAATRRLWLSSYKKLEPLMEGQLAELDSDISIEGRKISRRVQKCLKKESFLSYSRTGIRKLICTF
- a CDS encoding DUF2310 family Zn-ribbon-containing protein — translated: MAEPASGNSYARSNYSNCPSCEKDWQLKITFHGIFDYKCNKCLLLGYELHS
- a CDS encoding ATP-binding cassette domain-containing protein — protein: MLKNASLDEIENAAKAANIHEFIESLPDKYNAIVGERGVKLSGEQRQRIAIARAILKNAPILILDEATSSLDSHTEQEIQKSINTMLDIDNVTIIAIAYRLSTIKHMDRTIVMDKGELVEGGNFKELVRKQNGKFKELWEHQVNGFV
- a CDS encoding ATP-binding cassette domain-containing protein — translated: MSLTFLFAENSWHAIMAVKDFLEDVAAFRSSFTIMQIPQDNIDKENAVKLKISKGEIIFKDISFAYNEGSSIFQSPSLHIKVGEKVDIVGHLCSGKSTLIALLLKNFKTGIGDIIIDNQTIYDISTDSLRE